A region of the Ciona intestinalis chromosome 12, KH, whole genome shotgun sequence genome:
TGGGGTGGGGCaaagcaacgacagtcataaCACGacagttctgtttcatacaaccacgtgcacgcttacaagttaagatatattttatcatgtaagtgattttataaatattttttttatttttgtgtttgacaattttaaacaatccaAAATGGACTATAAAGCataaaacttcattttttcaatcctacaaatgtataaaaggaataaatttattatgcTAGCAAGTAGAAGGGAATTAGTAACAAAATGTCAATTGTTCGGTAACAAATATAAAGGACTATTAAGAAAGGTAAATAACTTAAATTACCAAAACTTCCAGATCCATTTGCATCATCAAAGTAGGCACTGGAAANNNNNNNNNNNNNNNNNNNNNNNNNNNNNNNNNNNNNNNNNNNNNNNNNNTTTGAAAACAATAGCGAAAGatcaagttattaaaacaacggaTAGGAATCAATAGCTAAATTACAGTTgttaaatgatgaaataaaaggtgtggaaaaagctttgtttaaaaactgtagCTGTTAAATCCATATTGATAttgtatattcaaatataaggACTTACTTTGCCAATCCACTGAAAGTCACTCCTGCAATAAAATCGGGAATATTTTGagtaaaatcataaaaaaaacagaatgttttaaaaacttttaacaaataactgCACTGGTAAAACACTTCGttcaaaaaaactaatttcacTAAAAATCATGTAGAATTATAATCATGCGAAATTAGAATGTCAAAAAAACTTACCCAGGAAAAGGAGTAACAACTTcattttggatatttttcaGTCGGTTTTCTAAGCACGGAATGATTAAACTGTTGATCATATTTATACTTATCGCCCTGGCTTTGAGTAATATGGAACAAAAGCAtaatttgttaattgtttttgtgCAACATTTCACAACAATAGGGTAATGTATAGGAACAATAGCATATGTGGTTGTTAACCAAAATAACTTTACACCTGTTTCATTTCATAATTACTTGGTTTttcaaaagaaacaaacagCTTTGTAATTTATGATATACCAATTAaaggtattgtttaaaacaataaattaatttaaattacttttgtttttatattgcGAAATCTTTTGAGCAAATATTGCACTGGCAAGACGTGGTTAATCAAATGTTTCATAAAACTTGTAATaggaaattaaaacagaattatattTGCTGATTACAAAATGCTTTTGTAGTGAAAGCATGctcaagaaaaaaataatatacaagttATTTAAGTGATAAAACATccaatttgaaaataaaaatatgcaagTAATTTAAATCAACTGAATGTTAGTGTTTGTCATACCATTGCTAGGAGAAAatgtgtaaatattattttgatcccaaacaatgtaaaaaaaagcacaaacagaagaaaattatgtaaaggaaagaaatgttttcaaacttaaaaaaataacacaattaTTTTAGGGTAATTCATAAAATACAATGtaacaattaatattataagtCGAAAagatagaaataaaaacacacttaACAAAGATAgcaggaaaaaaacaaaaaacacacaaattatTTAACTACAATTTTTTGAGTATAATTAGTCCCTCAAGTGTATAagcgttttatttttatactccTAATGTTTTAGGATTTAGGTTTACCAAACAGTTAAAGCCAAACAACTAAAGTGGTTAACAATATAAAAGGACAATTATACTGTAACGTAAAGTtggaaaacaatttttcaattATCTTTAATTACTCTTATAGCCATTGGACCATACctttaattcaattttaccGGACCACGCATACGTAGGTATGACGCTAAATTAGCACGcaacttaataaaaaacaaaagaaatgtAACAACGGCACACCTGGTATAGGTAGTTAATTAAGTCACGCAATATGATTGCTATTAAAACGTCTGTTTTTCTGCGATTGAAGAATGAAAGGAAACTTTTTAAGTTGCTCGCTTTTTATTTGATTACAAGTGCAAAAGGCAAGACACAAAAGTTATTGTTACGTAATCTCATACCCCTTGTTTTGAATGTTTAgggcaaaaaattaaacttttttacgCATTTTTTCCTACACAGAGCAATTCCAAAAGAGTGAAATTGCTGGTTTTGatctaaataataaaacttatatatcgTCTTAACATTTGACACACGCCATTgctaaaaactatatatacacgAATGGCTACACAAACACACCATAAAACACACAGCGTGGGCAGCTGCCGACAGAAATTATTAGAATTGATAGGTCACAAATAGAACGACAGCACAATTATTCACTTATTATGACaaacatttgaaaacaaacagtataatttgataataattaagNNNNNNNNNNNNNNNNNNNNNNNNNNNNNNNNNNNNNNNNNNNNNNNNNNNNNNNNNNNNNNNNNNNNNNNNNNNNNNNNNNNNNNNNNNNNNNNNNNNNNNNNNNNNNNNNNNNNNNNNNNNNNGCAGCTGGCATGCTTGGTGGAGGGGGTGGGGGGGGTATATTGGACCCAGAAGAAGGGGGAGGGGGTGGCGGGGGTGCGTTACCCCCTAATactggtggtggtggtggggGTATATTGGGGTTCGGGGGTATTCCTCCATTCATTGGGGGCGGAGAGGGTGGGGCAGGGAGCCCTGTAGGTGGGGGTGGGGGGTAATCCACGGGGGGTGGACCGTCCGGAAAGTAAGGGGGTGGGTTGTCCGTTATATAAGGGGGTAGGGGGCTCGATTGGGAGTTCTTCATGTACCCATCGTCAGGAGAGGGGAACCCGTCGCTCTGGGGAGGTGGTGGTGGGGTCATGGTGTATGACTCGGGGGAAGGGgagctaaaaataaaagttttttggttGATAAGcacatacaaaaatattaatatcaaTGTGTTATTTTCTGGTTAATAACagaagaaatttaaaaaaatagttttttttttgataaatataaattaagatGATAGTTTTTTCTGAATAAAAATCTCAAATTTGCCTTTAAActtgtttggtttaaaaaaacgagGAAAAGATAAtcaaattttcatatttcatTCTTTTGTTAAAAGTGAAAACAGCTGTTAACTGTACAGtaagattcaatcatgttttcttttttttgtaaaatatttatttagttatttctACATTTCAGTACAATATATGAAATTATACTATGTATGCCTTGGTTCGTAAGCTTTTAAGTGCCATGCATAATGTGACTTAGGATTAAGTTGTATAACCTTCTTATTTAAACACTGGTGATTAACAAAGCATAATAggaactatgacgtcatattgaaTAAGGAAGTGCCGTATAAGCCGTATCGGTTCATTGTTCATTATATTAAggaaaacacaatatatacaaaactaaaatctgTACATTTAAAGTAGTGGTTTTGGATTTTATAACAGTTTTGACTTTCTGGCTAATgacaatatttttcatttttagggcgtaaaaagtagttttgacatggaaaaaaatagttttgacTGTTTTGGGGTAtatgtatgtgtatatatatatatatatgtgtgtattttatattttaatcctAAGCTGGTTGGCAAAATTCATGGCGAAAAAGCCAAAACAggtaaacaaacttttttcagaaaaaaaaacttcctCTTTGGCGTAAAATAAAGACATGATTTTTCGTCAAAAAGTTGAACAGGCCATCAGCAAGCAAAAATCCAGAAGagccaaaatacaaaaatacaaacttaatttgtaaaacaatgacTTACTTTGTTGCTGGAGCCTCCTTTTGTACGTGATTAATTTGTGGGGAATTTGATTCAATGAATTCAACACCCTGTTGCATTTGTTGAGCTTTCAGCCGAGATTTTGGGATTGCTTTACGAACTGGTTGATTTTGTCGGAACCCAGGTTGGCTCGACGCTGCACAGAAGGGGGGATTTACGCGAAGAACTTTTTAGGGGTTAGTAgctttgatatttttttaggggttagtagttttgatacttttttttaggggttagtagttttGATACTTTTTTTTAGGGTTTAGTAGTTTTGATACTGTTCTGCTAGTTATGCTCTTGGCAGGTGCATGGGGGTATAAGATTTGCAGCCATGGCTAGCagtataataaacattaaatgaCATAAAACAATACGTAGCTACTtttcatgaaataaaaataaacaaaacaactatttttaaaaaatgccacTGTCgcatattttgatttatttaaccCCAACTTCAAAAAAAAGGTACTAAAACCTCAAAATACTGATCAATTTGGGTCTTACCTCCCGTTTTCTCTGTTCCCTCCTCTTTTCCTTCGCCTCCCTCATCTCTTTCTGCATCGCTTCCCTCCATAAGTTGAAGAAATAATCGGGATCGGTGTAAATCTTCAGAGCATCTCTGTCATCATCTCTGAAAGGAGGAAAAAACCTTTAAACTGATTTTTACCAgcgaaaatgatttttaaacgCATATtgcgagtaaagaaaactATGGTGGaagtacagtttcacttttaagagcctaatcattttcgggtattatttttacagtttttagatGGTAACAGCACCATAAAGCATCaaaacctattttataaactagatttaacaatattgcgctaaaataagctaactcaatgttgatacgcgcaaaaaaaacaatgaccatgcaaaataacgccgttagcgagttatcaatgacgagttaatgcgaatCGCTatttcgcattaactttttaccgtgcaaaaagggtattactGAATTACCGACTTTTGCTAAATTATTCTTTAGgtctaaaaataacttttaaatattggcCTTATTATTTAATCACTGGtactttacatatatattagatAACGcttttgaataataaataaatgtaaaatataattcacCTGAATTGGTTGAGATCTTGGAGTGGAGGGGGTTTATCAGCTTGATTATAAGTTTCAATCAACGTAGCTGGAAGAGACTCCCTTGAAACAACTTGTTGATCTGTTGTCCCACTTGATCGGAATGCTTTTCTCATGTTTATGTCATGGAGGGAAACTGGGGATAAAGGATTTATTGAAACCAGTGTTTTATAATGGTAGGTAACCCATAGGTGCCAAACTTGGGGTGAAGGGGGGCAGACCTACTCTGGCATTTTTTACACTGTATTTAATCAATGAGAACCAAGACGTGAGTTTTGTACCACAGGAACGTGCGTCTAACTATCACTGGCTATCCTACTTTATTGAATGCTTAACACCTATAGGCAAATTCCTCTTAGAGAAAAATATTGCTtagaaacatttgtttttttttcaaggaagaaatgttaaaacggaattagaaaatagtgacaaaaaattgtttttttccagcATTTATTTCAAACTTGTCTGCCACTGTTTTTAACCCAAGAGTCATttgaattgtttgttttaacaaattattttataactatGCCTGCTGCTGCTGCATGTAATATgtttacaatttacattttagtGCTAAATTTCGCCAAATTTTTAAGACCATTATACACTAAGGCAAATCAtatgaattttgtttatatagtttaaaaaaggaCCTGTGTCCAAAATGACTTAAAATAGGAGATTTTCTTTTACAATTCCCTTGAAAAAAGGAAGTAGAAAGTTTAGCATTACCCAGCAAATATGttggtaaaatgtttaatatctTCTTAAAAACGCATCGTTTGCAAACAATGaaagtaaatgaaatatttagaGACAGCAGCTTTACAACGCTTTATTACACTGACCAAACAAGTTAATTAGTTATTGCCTGCCCTGGGCAAATGGGATTGCCTGAAACGAAAGTTGGCAGAATACACAAGAGTTTAGTCACTCCAAAGAGCtcttaaataaacttttaaaaatgaccACAATCCATTTTTAAGCCAAGTGCTAGTTTAATGCACTTCGAAACACtcttaaataaagtttaaaaaaatttaaaaaatcattttttatgcCATAATGTTGGCTAGAATTTGTTTCACTCCAAAGGGCTCTTAAATAAAGCTTGAAAAATGTCTACGGTTCTTCTTTTTCAAGTCATGAAAGCTGCTAAAGCTTGATTTATGGATATTTTGacagttaaaacatgataaaaagGTTAGAGTTAGGGGTTGGGACTGGAGTCAAATTCTACAGCAATATTTCTAAAAGTATGATACATGTAGCAATTGTAGtacctatttatttatttagggTGTAAATTTGTTTGGGTCCCCGAATTTTTTGAACACAAATAATATAATGAGGTTTAccaaaatcaaacaaattcACCTTAATTTACTAAAAGcattaattttcattttgtacTGTTATTACAATGCAAGAATTCTTTATGAAGTGAACAATGGTTTTGTCCTAAGGTCTTTTGTTAGGTATTTTGTATTGAAAGATGGGGTTAATATTAACAATTACTGACTTTGGCTTGAATTGAACCTTAAGCCCCAGGGGTTAGTCAAACACAGGTTAAAAGAGGGCTTTAATGAAATGTGTATTTGCAGAGTGTATTATTGACTAATGAGCATAACAGGCCTATGCAAAGCAGATATAAATGTTCAGTTACAATTTAAACACTCAAGTTCTGAgactaaatgtttaaataaagtggGTAGGCCTATAGACATATATACCAATAGCatataaaattcaataaaacaaaatgacttCTTGTATAAGGATTCAATGTTACTGATATCTTACAACTGTGACATGAACAGCCTAGGGCATGAAAGGTATAAAATAATAGCTCTATTTTAgacatataatatatgatggtagagtggggaaagttcgaattctattttctcgtctcattttgtagtaaacaaagaacatacaaaaaaatataaaaccgtatcctcacgacttccatagaccgttgttaattatttaaaacacgatccgaatattttgatattatgtgctaaaagtgtcccagtTGTTAGCTTTTATGGCACTGCTTATACCCCAAACTATGGTATAGCAGTGATAAAATCCCTTTGGCTGTGTCTGAGTAATCAagctttaaagtttaaaacactcTTAATTATTAagtgttatgtttattttactacAATGCAAAAGCTATATATACTCCATTTTcggatttttaatattttaacagttaGACCTTAAATAGCAACACCTACGTAGGCTATGGCTTGTCAGTCGACAGTACCGTTGTCAACAGACCAACTTTTAACCTTATCAACACAACACCTAAATTAAGCAATCACTAGCAGAGTGacacttttaaattttgggtTTAACTATGGTATAGAGCAGGGCTTTCCAAAATTATTTGCTCCCAAATTCGCTACCACTATTAAACCCTTAAAATTTAAGCAGCCCTTTTGGTTAATAGTCTATTTGCACTTGGTGTAAAATTGGTAGGTATATTTTGTACCACCTATTTGAGACATCTATAGCggaactgcattttaaaaaacaggtttaagcaaaaatttaaaacataatgacTGAACCTAACAGCCATGGCCAAGTTAAAGGTTTGTGTAACATTGATACAAGCATATCTTATACCATAGgcacaaaactttttaaaatgcaggggaggcagtgATAGTTGGAGGCACATTCTTATGGAACAATTTTGATTTCATTGTTCACTGAAAATTTCAGGGTAGGCCTGCTCCCCTACccccccaggtttggtgcccaTGCTTTACACCCAGTTACCTACCTTCCTCAATGGTCGAGTCGAGTTGCGTGACTTTTACAGAAAGTCTATCGATGCGATCTTGTAACGTGTTTGCTCTCGAGTAGAATGAGTTGGCTTCTGTGAAAAGTTCACCGAATACATCTTCTGCATGATGAGAGAGTGATGAGAGTTGCATGATAACTCCTGTGGTAACAGATTGTGGGTTAGGGGGGGGCGTGGTGAACTTGTGTTTCGCTTGTGTGAAACATTGATATAATTCTGTTGTAATGAGGTTTTTCTGAGTAAGGAAATGATATGCGTCCAAGAACATGACATGATATGTGAAACAGTAATATCATACAGTATCATATTTTCAAAAGGGAGGCATATGTTAAAACggcattgtttttttaattatcttacattacattttatattctgCAGCTTAAGAACCTAAGCGATGGTGCCATAAATCTAGGCATAAAGCCAAGAGTTTGACTTTGCACATAAAACTCCAAGTGCAGATTAGTAATATTACTGTATTGAAAAGAATATAAGTTCATGTGATGTTGTGTCTTGCAGGTAAAATTTCCCAAGTGAGCATTAAAAATTCCTCTTACAAAGTCACTGAGTCAGAAACCGCTAAATCTCACAAACAAAGCTAAGAGAAGACTTTTTAAATGGAAAGTAACCCatacattaattatttatgatCCAAGCCATCAATAATACATCTCCAAAGATAAGAGAACAGGACAACCTAAAGGCCACTTAGAATAAATTACAACAAAGATAAAATGAATACACATAAACCAAGTGGTGTACGATCTGAAAGTGActtaaagaaatttaaattttttatgctGTAGACTTTGTATACCATCGAAAATTGGACTATTGTGTTTCTTAGTGGTTTAACATTGGGAAAATGTGGAAAGAACATAAGTCCCACAATTACGGTTAAATTgttcataaagttacatacgtggtaacttgtaaactgcatgagttgtatgaaacagaactcaCGTTAAATAGACTAGCTTTTTATCTATAGCAGtaagtttataaacataaaacaaaactaggGTGAcaatggaaaaaaaatattaatctcAACCTACAGATAATCACATACGATATAGCAGTTTCTAGCTATCTACATTTAGTTTTACTAGCACAAAGTGGGCGCAAAACGCACAGAACGCAAACACCAACGTTCTAAACTGGCATCAGACATAAAACAAGTTGCAAATCTGTAAGAaattttgtgtgtgtgtgttaaaACTGGAGTCAGCGATTGCCAGTTTTAATTGCGGACATAAGTCTCCACGCTTCCTACCTGATAATGTATTGTTAGTAACACATTCCAATTCACTTCCGATATTTTTCGGCAGTTTTTGCCGACAAAGTGACGACGGCGTAACACTTCGTTTAACCAGCGGCATTTTCTCTCTTTACTATCGTACTTGCTTCATCAGGAAAATATAACTAACTAAGCAAATTACCAGCTCACCtggaatttaaattaaattagaaattagtgtttattttttataaataaggTTCACGTCTTTTTTCTCCGTAAAAAAATTgctaaattttgaaattaaaataagagAGTTTAAGTAGAACGCTAAGATAATCAAATTGACGTAGAAATATGATGACATGATTAGGAATAGATAGAACACCATAAAAACTAGATATAATTACCTAAAATTATGCAATGCAAAATAGAGAAGACATACAATCACTCATGGTAGGCAAAGCAACattgaaacataatatttctatataaCAATACACAATACACAATACAGGAAATAACCCAATAAAACAACACGCATCAGCATTcataacatattataatatgACATACAAAACACTAAACAGACAGGCGAATTAAACCAATTTCAATAATAGATAACAGCTTTGAACTTTTAGGCGTagttcattttgtttaaatttttgtttttaaaatattctttttcgGCTAATATTTTATAGACGGCATTTTTAGAGATAAATTCAAATCGGACatttttataccttttttaGGAATTAATAATagagtttattttttttttggttttactaCACAACTACTTTAATTGCACcttaattaatttaacagaATAGAAATAAAGCATAATCAATGCACACTAATTCATGCCACCACCACTATGTGGTCACTACATTAAACTGCACAATGATACAATGATAATGCGTCATTTCAATGAGCAATCTGACCATTCAGAGAATATTTTAAGTTCCTAATacagtaattaaaatatgCCACATTAAAACCAACCATGATAGCAAATTTGAATGCAACATCGCATAACATATACAACTGGTAACTGCAGGCAAATAGTCTTAATGTTTCAAGGGAAAAGAACAGAATGCTACAACATTTTCTACGGATCCAT
Encoded here:
- the LOC100181735 gene encoding wiskott-Aldrich syndrome protein family member 3-like, with the translated sequence MPLVKRSVTPSSLCRQKLPKNIGSELECVTNNTLSGVIMQLSSLSHHAEDVFGELFTEANSFYSRANTLQDRIDRLSVKVTQLDSTIEEVSLHDINMRKAFRSSGTTDQQVVSRESLPATLIETYNQADKPPPLQDLNQFRDDDRDALKIYTDPDYFFNLWREAMQKEMREAKEKRREQRKRERRANLGSDKINQFVKQSQNLG